A stretch of DNA from Channa argus isolate prfri chromosome 7, Channa argus male v1.0, whole genome shotgun sequence:
ATACTGGGTATTCCTGCCAACAAGAAAATGATCAGATAGATCCATTCTGGAAAAGGCTTTTCCTGGAGTGTAGGGAACTTATcctgcaaagacacacaaaaaaattttaTGGTACATgacagtatgtttaaaaatgtcaatatcCATAAATCTAGGGAGCTCATCtagaaataaaattattgattGTAAATATCAATGTTTACCGATTTAGGATCCCATGTTTTGTAAAGAAGCTTCTCAGAAACTTTAGTGATGAGGTAAAAGATCAAGATGAAAAACATAATGAGTGGGCTGACAACTCTCCATGATATCTGCCAGAACAAGTTGGGTTTGTGTCCAATCATGAACTTTATATCATCATTGAACCTAGGAGGAAGGACACACACTCAACATACTGTAGCCAAAATAGCAGCAAACAAGCTTCCTGTAATAAACAGTGCTGTACAGCGTTCACATTTTGGATGTTAGAAAAGTTAGAAATTATATTAGAAAAAGGTCCATTTGGTTctaataaaagtacagtatgCTTTTGGTATGTATGGATATTATCCTGTCACCATGCAGTTTAAacctttctattttttaaaaagagagcgGGTACCAACTGGAAGTAGAATATAAAAGACATAGAGTCcctagaaattattattattatgtatttgaGTATCACCTGTCTATCCCATATAAGTATACCACTGAGAACGTCTcacaaaatgcaacaattaGCAGAGGGATGGATCCTCCATAAGTGTCAAAGAGTGAGAGCCAATAGTTTCCTGAGCCTTGGGCAAATATCAAACCCACCAGACAGCAGAAGATGCACGTTACACCTGAAGGAGAGAAAAGTATTCATGAAAATACTAGAAATCATTTTCTTATAAGAAAATGAGAGGATAGATGGTGAGTTACCAGTAATAGCTTCTTTTGGCCATGTCTTAGGGAAAACATTGAGGTCTTGCAGTGGTACTAGAACTCCCTCAATGTTACCAAACATTGAAGATAGGCCAAGACAAAAGAGCATGATGAAGAAAAGAACAGCCCACAGTGGAGAAACGGGCATCTTGGTGATTGCCTCCGTGAAGACAATGAAGGCCAAACCGGTTCCTTCAACTCCCTGgccacaaatatattttattatatgcaTAATTTAAACACATGTTTATGTTTCCGTTAAAATGGAACCTGCTGGGACATAAAAATTCTTCCTCAGAGCTTGTGAAATCTTACCTCACTGAGAAACATATTTAAGTCACAGGTTTTCAGATCCAGCTTTTGAATAACATCAGGGTAAGTTGCATTAAGATACTGAACAACCTCCCTGTAGTTGCCATTAGTAACATTGCCCTCAGCAAGATGAAACTCATTTAGTAAGCTTAAGATGTTCCTGAAAACAAAAGGCATTTCATCAATTTTTTCCACAGTAGAGGTATTGCTGAATAGCTGCTAAGATgcaaaacacatactgtacccaGAAAGACAGTTGTCATATCTCTGTGTTGCTCTGAAGCCGATAATTGTGTAAATGACTGTTGCAGCATAGACTGAGGTAACGCCATTGATGAGAGAGATGATCACTGCATCCTGTTCACAGTTGTTACTAAAGGGAAAAAAGTTATTTACAGTATAGAATGTATCCATCTAACTTTCAACTACGCAGGCAGATGACAAACTTACTGCACTGAGTTGTAGCTGGAGAAGGAAATAAGACCACCAAAACCCAGAGAGAAAGAATAGAAAACCTGAGCACCAGCATCGAGCCACGTTGCTGGTTTTGCCAACTCTGTTAACTGGAAGAATTAGTACAGCTGACAATTACTGTATTGAttaaatgtttagaaatgtgGTACTGTAAAGGATAGATGAGGTCCAAACAATTGAAATACTAgtcaaattttacaaaaaaatgtataaaatattatttctctGATTGTCTAAGAATTTAAAAGAATTGAATAAGCGGGTTATAAACATACTTGCTATCTGCAGCAAGACAAAAGTGgttacaacattttttaaattgcaactTACATCGGGCGTAAAGAG
This window harbors:
- the slc6a19b gene encoding solute carrier family 6 member 19b isoform X2; this encodes MKLQFPNPGLEDRILSHQQLDKLEEEEEDRQKWDNKAQYMLTCVGFCVGLGNVWRFPYLCQNHGGGAFMIPFLILLALEGIPLLHLEFAIGQRLRRGSLGVWVTVHPYLTGIGIASMCVSLMVSLYYNTIIAWILWYFFNSFQDPLPWSQCPMNANSTGFTLECERSSPVDYFWYRETLNTTPTIEEDDGLQWWILLCHVCAWSVLYICIIRGIETTGKAVYVTSTLPYVVLTIFLIRGLTLKGSLNGIKFLFTPDLTELAKPATWLDAGAQVFYSFSLGFGGLISFSSYNSVHNNCEQDAVIISLINGVTSVYAATVIYTIIGFRATQRYDNCLSGNILSLLNEFHLAEGNVTNGNYREVVQYLNATYPDVIQKLDLKTCDLNMFLSEGVEGTGLAFIVFTEAITKMPVSPLWAVLFFIMLFCLGLSSMFGNIEGVLVPLQDLNVFPKTWPKEAITGVTCIFCCLVGLIFAQGSGNYWLSLFDTYGGSIPLLIVAFCETFSVVYLYGIDRFNDDIKFMIGHKPNLFWQISWRVVSPLIMFFILIFYLITKVSEKLLYKTWDPKSDKFPTLQEKPFPEWIYLIIFLLAGIPSMAVPVIAIWKCMKTKMISKLHLYNISDQIQMSNELRKSSA
- the slc6a19b gene encoding solute carrier family 6 member 19b isoform X1, with amino-acid sequence MIPFLILLALEGIPLLHLEFAIGQRLRRGSLGVWVTVHPYLTGIGIASMCVSLMVSLYYNTIIAWILWYFFNSFQDPLPWSQCPMNANSTGFTLECERSSPVDYFWYRETLNTTPTIEEDDGLQWWILLCHVCAWSVLYICIIRGIETTGKAVYVTSTLPYVVLTIFLIRGLTLKGSLNGIKFLFTPDLTELAKPATWLDAGAQVFYSFSLGFGGLISFSSYNSVHNNCEQDAVIISLINGVTSVYAATVIYTIIGFRATQRYDNCLSGNILSLLNEFHLAEGNVTNGNYREVVQYLNATYPDVIQKLDLKTCDLNMFLSEGVEGTGLAFIVFTEAITKMPVSPLWAVLFFIMLFCLGLSSMFGNIEGVLVPLQDLNVFPKTWPKEAITGVTCIFCCLVGLIFAQGSGNYWLSLFDTYGGSIPLLIVAFCETFSVVYLYGIDRFNDDIKFMIGHKPNLFWQISWRVVSPLIMFFILIFYLITKVSEKLLYKTWDPKSDKFPTLQEKPFPEWIYLIIFLLAGIPSMAVPVIAIWKCMKTKMISKLHLYNISDQIQMSNELRKSSA